A single region of the Changchengzhania lutea genome encodes:
- a CDS encoding APC family permease has protein sequence MEQKSKFTTLPVFLTAISTILGAVMFLRFGFAVGSVGFMGTLLIIFIGHLVTIPTAMALAEIATNQKVEGGGEYFIISRSFGINIGAAIGIALYFSQAISVAFYVIAFAEAFEVIKPWVEVNLGYIIYDNRLFSIPALLLLILLMVKKGAVLGMKALYIVVTILVISLIFFFAGSTPFNETFDASLLFKNIRADKGFFYVFAIIFPAFTGMTAGVGLSGDLKDPKKSIPLGTLSATIIGMIIYVFIAYKLASSASVTDLISDQLIMSKIAFWGPIIPIGLAAATISSALGSFMVAPRTLQAIGGDKVFPRALMNSWVSKGTEKNNEPRNATIITSIIAFVFILMSDVNAVAEIISMFFLVTYGSLCLISFLQHFAADPSYRPSFKSKWYLSLLGTIMCIYLMFKINTPYALAAILLMILLYLYISSKSGTKSGMASIFQGVIQQLSRRLQVFLQKAEKQSTEEDWRPAVICISKDSFKRFGALELMKWISHSYGFGMYLHFEKAYLSKESKKSAQVILEKLIQNIADNKSNVFVETLVTPSTTSAIAHAIQQPGISGQPNNMILFEYKRGETEWLSEIFDNYSLIKTIGLDIGILASSDRGFGYKKDIHIWIRKEDYENANLMILLSYVILGHPEWKKGKIKIYAAFPVEHLEEEKNNLIQLASTGRLPISSNNIYILPLDVSKNKIDLINEFSADADLTLIGFHESVAKFEDRIKLFQGYDKLGNILFVNTLKTKLIK, from the coding sequence CACTGCTCATTATTTTTATAGGTCATTTAGTTACAATCCCAACAGCCATGGCGTTGGCCGAAATAGCTACCAATCAGAAAGTTGAAGGTGGCGGCGAGTATTTTATTATTTCCAGATCTTTTGGAATTAATATTGGTGCGGCAATAGGTATTGCCTTATATTTCTCTCAGGCTATAAGCGTCGCATTTTATGTTATTGCCTTCGCAGAAGCTTTTGAAGTTATTAAACCTTGGGTAGAAGTCAATCTTGGGTATATCATTTACGATAACAGACTGTTTAGTATCCCTGCGCTCCTTTTGTTAATTTTGTTAATGGTTAAAAAAGGTGCTGTTCTGGGAATGAAAGCCTTATATATTGTGGTCACAATCCTGGTCATATCCCTTATTTTTTTCTTTGCAGGCTCTACTCCATTTAATGAGACTTTTGACGCTTCACTACTTTTTAAAAACATACGGGCTGATAAGGGATTCTTTTATGTATTTGCCATCATTTTTCCAGCATTTACAGGAATGACAGCCGGAGTTGGACTCTCTGGAGATCTAAAAGACCCGAAAAAATCGATACCACTCGGCACGCTGTCCGCTACAATTATCGGCATGATCATTTACGTTTTTATTGCCTATAAACTGGCATCATCTGCATCGGTTACAGATCTTATTTCCGATCAACTTATTATGAGTAAAATAGCTTTTTGGGGACCTATTATACCCATTGGATTAGCCGCAGCAACCATTTCATCGGCATTAGGCTCTTTTATGGTTGCCCCAAGAACGCTTCAGGCCATTGGCGGTGATAAGGTTTTTCCAAGAGCATTGATGAATTCATGGGTTTCAAAGGGTACAGAAAAAAATAACGAACCCAGAAACGCTACTATTATAACCAGTATCATAGCCTTTGTTTTTATTTTAATGAGTGATGTTAATGCCGTTGCCGAAATAATTTCCATGTTTTTCCTGGTAACCTATGGGTCACTTTGTCTAATTTCATTTCTGCAGCATTTTGCAGCTGATCCATCCTACAGACCATCGTTTAAATCGAAGTGGTACTTATCACTTTTAGGAACTATAATGTGTATTTACCTGATGTTTAAAATAAATACACCATATGCTCTGGCAGCCATATTATTAATGATTTTACTCTACTTATATATTTCTTCAAAAAGTGGCACTAAATCAGGCATGGCCAGTATTTTTCAAGGGGTCATTCAACAATTGAGCAGAAGATTACAGGTATTCCTTCAAAAAGCAGAAAAGCAAAGTACTGAAGAAGATTGGAGACCTGCTGTCATTTGTATTTCTAAGGACAGTTTTAAAAGATTTGGCGCTCTGGAATTGATGAAATGGATCTCTCACAGCTATGGATTTGGTATGTATTTGCATTTTGAAAAGGCTTATCTATCTAAGGAATCCAAAAAATCTGCCCAAGTAATACTCGAGAAATTAATACAGAATATAGCTGATAACAAATCAAATGTATTCGTTGAAACCCTGGTGACACCATCTACAACATCGGCTATAGCACATGCCATTCAGCAACCGGGAATTTCAGGACAACCAAATAATATGATCTTATTCGAATATAAAAGAGGTGAAACTGAATGGTTATCTGAAATATTCGATAATTACAGTTTAATAAAGACGATAGGTCTGGATATCGGAATACTGGCGAGTTCAGATAGAGGATTTGGGTACAAAAAAGATATCCATATTTGGATAAGAAAAGAAGATTATGAAAACGCCAATTTAATGATCCTGCTATCGTATGTCATTCTGGGGCATCCTGAATGGAAAAAGGGGAAAATAAAGATCTATGCCGCATTCCCAGTTGAGCATTTGGAAGAAGAAAAAAACAATCTGATTCAACTGGCCTCAACGGGTAGATTGCCAATTTCTTCAAATAATATTTATATATTGCCTCTTGATGTATCTAAAAACAAAATAGATCTAATTAATGAATTTTCGGCAGATGCCGACCTTACTTTAATTGGCTTTCATGAAAGTGTAGCAAAATTTGAAGATAGAATTAAACTTTTTCAGGGATACGATAAATTAGGCAATATCCTTTTTGTTAACACCTTAAAAACAAAATTAATAAAGTGA